AGCGTCCAGGCAGGCCTCGCGCACCATCTCCGGCAGCGTGGGATGCGCGTGGATGGTGCCCACGACATCGGCGAGCGACAGGCCGTTGTGCACCGCCAACGAGAGCTCGCCGATCAAATCGCTGGCGTGGGGCCCGATTATCCCGCCGCCGATGATCTTGCCCCGCTCGTCGGCGATGACCTTGACCAGGCCCTCGGAGTGCATGGAGGCCAGCGCCTTGCCCGAGGCGCGGTAGGGGAAGCGGCCCACGATGACGTTCTGGCCCGTCTCCCGGGCGTCGTCCTCGGTGGCGCCCACGGCGGCGACCTCGGGGATGGTGAAGACGCAGCGCGGCACGGCGGCGTACTCCACCTCGCCCCGCTCGGTGACCATGTGCTCCACCGCCGTCTCGGCCTCGTAGCTGGCCACGTGGGCCAGCATGTGCCCGCCGATGCAGTCCCCGGCGGCGTAGGTCCGGGGGAGGGTGGTGCGCAGGCGGCTGTCCACCACGATGGCCCCCTGCCGCACGCTCAAGTCCAGCTCCTCGGCGTCCACGCCGGGGAAAATGGGTCGCCTTCCCGTGGCCACCAGCACCCGGTCGCACGCCAGGTGGAGGTCCTTGCCGTTCCCCTCTTTGTGGAAAACTGCCTCGAAGCCACCGTCGCACTCGTCCAGGCCCAGCACGCGGGTGCCCGTGTGGACGGTGATGCCGGCGTGCTTGAGCTGGCGCTCGAGCTCGGCGCCCAGCTCGGCGTCCTCCATCGGCAGCGCCCGC
This window of the bacterium genome carries:
- the lpdA gene encoding dihydrolipoyl dehydrogenase — translated: MIRIGILGGGPAGYVGALRAAQLGAGVTLIERRWLGGTCLHVGCIPTKTLVHAAALYAELSGKGLRRSGLLLDNLRYDLDALRKRKDDTVHRLVTGIRGLLKEAGVELVEAEGRLEAPGVMTYQGPDGEVVVNSDYTLIATGSEPSLPPIPGVELAWTSEDALRFEEIPARLLVIGAGVVGLEFASIYAAFGSRVTVVEMLERALPMEDAELGAELERQLKHAGITVHTGTRVLGLDECDGGFEAVFHKEGNGKDLHLACDRVLVATGRRPIFPGVDAEELDLSVRQGAIVVDSRLRTTLPRTYAAGDCIGGHMLAHVASYEAETAVEHMVTERGEVEYAAVPRCVFTIPEVAAVGATEDDARETGQNVIVGRFPYRASGKALASMHSEGLVKVIADERGKIIGGGIIGPHASDLIGELSLAVHNGLSLADVVGTIHAHPTLPEMVREACLDALGRPLHIPKGK